The window CGCCCGAAGGGTGTCGACGGATCATTCGTCGCCGAGGAATTGCGTCCCGCCAAATTCCGGGGCGAGGTCGAGTTCCAGCCCAAGGACAAGCCGGCCGACCCGGTGCTGGAAGAGGCGTTCGGCCGGCCCTATTCGGGGGGCGACTCGCTGCAGCGTCATCCCGCCGACGCGGGAGCCCTCGACTCTGACGAGGACGTCGAAGAGGAACCTGATGATCCGTGGCGCGATCCGGGTGCGGCCGCCGCGTTGGGCACGCCGGCCGTGGAGAAGCCGATACCGGTCGCCGTCGCCGGCCCGACCGGCAAGCTCGGTGTGCGCGACGTCCTCTTCGGCGGGCGGGTGTCCTATGTGGCGCTGGCCGTCCTCGGCATCACCGCGCTGCTGATCGGCCTGGTGGGCGGATGGGTCGGGCGCAAGACCGCTGAGGTTGTCGAGGCGTTCACCACCTCCAAGGTCACCTTGTCCACCGACGCCACCAGCGAGGTGCCGGCCGGGCGGTTCGCCAAGGTCGCAGCCTCGGTCGCCGACTCCGTCGTCACCATCGAGTCGCTCAGCGACGACGAAGGCGCCCAGGGCTCGGGCGTCATCGTCGACGGCCGCGGCTACATCGTCACCAACAACCACGTCATCTCCGATGCCGCCTCCAACCCGAGCAAGTTCAAGACGACGGTGGTGTTCAACGACGGCAAGGTGGTGCCGGCCAACCTCGTCGGCCGTGACCCGAAAACCGACCTGGCGGTACTGAAAGTCGACAACGTC is drawn from Candidatus Mycolicibacterium alkanivorans and contains these coding sequences:
- the htrA gene encoding serine protease HtrA — protein: MSPTQDSGSPRLAPRPIARPAVDQQASRAFGRPKGVDGSFVAEELRPAKFRGEVEFQPKDKPADPVLEEAFGRPYSGGDSLQRHPADAGALDSDEDVEEEPDDPWRDPGAAAALGTPAVEKPIPVAVAGPTGKLGVRDVLFGGRVSYVALAVLGITALLIGLVGGWVGRKTAEVVEAFTTSKVTLSTDATSEVPAGRFAKVAASVADSVVTIESLSDDEGAQGSGVIVDGRGYIVTNNHVISDAASNPSKFKTTVVFNDGKVVPANLVGRDPKTDLAVLKVDNVDNLTVAKFGDSDKVHVGDEVIAAGAPLGLRSTVTHGIISALHRPIPLSGEGSDTDTVIDAIQTDASINHGNSGGPLINMNSDVIGINTAGKSLSDSASGLGFAIPVNEVKETVETLIKDGKIAHPTLGLSARSVSNDLAQGAQVANVKAGGPAEKAGILENDVVVKVGNRKVADADEFVVAVRQLEIGQDAPIEVMRDGRKVVLTVNPAPDN